One Amycolatopsis thermophila DNA segment encodes these proteins:
- a CDS encoding acyltransferase family protein, whose product MRQSLRPAPAGARDTFLDVVRAIAILAVIGQHWLMPVLSYDHGTLATGNALTTPGWWALTWLSQVMPMVFFAGGAANLLSLRRAASTRDWLSTRLKRLLIPVLPLFAVWLLAPDLLRDLGAPEQPVQIAGAIAGQLLWFLAVYLLTVAVTPLMLAAHRRWGLGVPLVLTGLAVVVDVGRFEVFGPLGYVNAVFVWLAVHQLGFHYVEGRLATLSRRGAAGLAMAGFGVTALAVAFGPYPASMIGMPGAPVSNMSPPTAVLMSLAVGQAGFWLALKPALATLAERPAVAAVLRWSGPRFMSLYLWHMPALVVVAGVAVLGFGYATPEPGSADWFAVAPMWAGAAAVVLAGLLRAFGRFETRPGTGSAVPARQLALATVLASGGLLGLAAHGFTTPPHGGPFSGPLPWVALVLTALVLVTKPVRVAVRG is encoded by the coding sequence ATGCGACAAAGCCTGCGGCCGGCCCCGGCGGGAGCCCGCGACACCTTCCTCGACGTGGTCCGCGCGATCGCGATCCTCGCGGTCATCGGACAGCACTGGCTGATGCCGGTGCTCAGCTACGACCACGGCACCCTGGCGACCGGCAACGCCCTGACCACGCCGGGCTGGTGGGCGCTGACCTGGCTGTCCCAGGTCATGCCGATGGTCTTCTTCGCCGGTGGTGCGGCGAACCTGCTGTCCCTGCGGCGCGCGGCCTCGACCCGCGACTGGCTGTCCACGCGGCTCAAGCGGCTGCTGATCCCGGTCCTGCCGCTGTTCGCGGTGTGGCTGCTGGCGCCCGACCTGCTGCGCGACCTGGGCGCGCCGGAGCAGCCGGTGCAGATCGCCGGCGCGATCGCCGGCCAGCTGCTGTGGTTCCTCGCCGTGTACCTGCTCACCGTCGCCGTGACACCGCTGATGCTGGCCGCGCACCGGCGTTGGGGTCTGGGCGTTCCGCTGGTGCTCACCGGGCTGGCCGTGGTGGTCGACGTCGGCCGGTTCGAGGTGTTCGGCCCGCTCGGGTACGTCAACGCCGTGTTCGTGTGGCTCGCGGTGCACCAGCTCGGCTTCCACTACGTCGAGGGCCGTCTCGCGACGCTGAGCCGGCGTGGCGCAGCGGGCCTGGCGATGGCCGGGTTCGGGGTGACCGCGCTGGCCGTCGCCTTCGGTCCGTACCCGGCGAGCATGATCGGCATGCCGGGCGCGCCCGTGTCGAACATGAGCCCGCCGACCGCCGTGCTGATGAGCCTCGCCGTCGGGCAGGCCGGCTTCTGGCTGGCGCTCAAGCCCGCTCTGGCCACGCTCGCGGAACGTCCCGCCGTCGCCGCCGTCCTGCGCTGGAGCGGACCGCGCTTCATGAGCCTGTACCTGTGGCACATGCCGGCTCTGGTCGTCGTCGCGGGCGTCGCGGTGCTGGGCTTCGGCTACGCGACGCCGGAGCCGGGCAGTGCGGACTGGTTCGCCGTGGCACCGATGTGGGCCGGCGCCGCCGCGGTGGTGCTCGCCGGGCTGCTGCGGGCGTTCGGCCGGTTCGAGACGCGGCCGGGCACGGGCAGTGCGGTCCCGGCGCGACAGCTGGCCCTGGCGACCGTGCTGGCCTCGGGCGGCCTGCTCGGTCTGGCCGCACACGGGTTCACCACGCCGCCGCACGGCGGCCCGTTCTCCGGTCCGCTGCCCTGGGTCGCGCTGGTGCTGACCGCGCTGGTGCTGGTGACGAAGCCGGTGCGGGTGGCCGTCAGAGGTTGA
- a CDS encoding amidohydrolase family protein, with amino-acid sequence MGPERDEDIAAWVRSLGLDGLVDLHLHFLPERMLVKVWAYFDRIGERTGYDWPIQYRVPEDERVALLESFGVLRYAPLAYPHKPGMAEWLNGWLREFAERVPAAVPTATLYPEPSAATYVVRALQAGARCFKAHVQVGAYDPRDELLDPAWGALAEAGVPVVVHAGHGPERGPHTGLDVFGEVLKKHPRLTAVLAHAGMPEYDEAIALVERYPRVHLDTTMVGVPFTEALMPLPPNWTDRLAGIADRVVLGTDFPNIPYSYATQLRAVAGWAADDRLGDDFLRAVLHDTPAKLLNL; translated from the coding sequence GTGGGCCCGGAGCGCGACGAGGACATCGCGGCCTGGGTGCGGAGCCTGGGCCTCGACGGCTTGGTGGACCTGCACCTGCACTTCCTGCCGGAGCGGATGCTGGTCAAGGTCTGGGCCTACTTCGACCGGATCGGCGAACGCACCGGTTACGACTGGCCCATCCAGTACCGCGTGCCCGAGGACGAGCGGGTCGCGTTGCTGGAGTCGTTCGGCGTGCTGCGGTACGCGCCGCTGGCCTACCCGCACAAGCCCGGGATGGCCGAATGGCTCAACGGCTGGCTGCGCGAGTTCGCCGAGCGCGTGCCGGCCGCGGTGCCCACCGCCACGCTGTACCCCGAGCCCTCGGCCGCCACCTACGTCGTGCGGGCCCTGCAGGCCGGTGCCCGCTGCTTCAAGGCACACGTCCAGGTCGGCGCGTACGACCCGCGCGACGAGCTGCTCGACCCGGCGTGGGGCGCGCTCGCGGAGGCCGGGGTGCCGGTCGTCGTGCACGCCGGGCACGGCCCGGAGCGGGGTCCGCACACCGGGCTCGACGTGTTCGGCGAAGTGCTCAAGAAGCACCCGCGGCTGACCGCGGTGCTCGCGCACGCCGGGATGCCCGAGTACGACGAGGCGATCGCGCTGGTCGAGCGGTACCCGCGGGTGCACCTGGACACGACGATGGTCGGGGTCCCCTTCACCGAGGCCCTGATGCCGCTGCCGCCGAACTGGACGGACCGGCTGGCCGGCATCGCCGACCGGGTCGTGCTCGGCACCGACTTCCCGAACATCCCGTACTCCTACGCCACCCAGCTGCGGGCGGTCGCCGGCTGGGCCGCCGACGACCGGCTCGGGGACGACTTCCTGCGCGCCGTCCTGCACGACACCCCCGCGAAGCTGCTCAACCTCTGA
- the smpB gene encoding SsrA-binding protein SmpB, which produces MPKERGSKVIASNRRARHDYAVLDTYEAGIALVGTEVKSLRAGRASLVDAFATVDDGEVWLRNVHIPEYEHGTWTNHESRRKRKLLLHKGEIEKLIGKTKEGGLSLVPLSLYFKDGKVKVELALAKGKKAYDKRQDLAKRDAQREMSRAFGRALKGRR; this is translated from the coding sequence ATGCCCAAGGAACGAGGCTCCAAGGTGATCGCGTCGAACCGCCGCGCGCGGCACGACTACGCCGTGCTGGACACCTACGAGGCCGGTATCGCGCTGGTGGGCACCGAGGTGAAGAGCCTGCGCGCGGGCCGCGCCTCGCTGGTCGACGCGTTCGCGACCGTCGACGACGGTGAGGTGTGGCTGCGCAACGTCCACATCCCCGAGTACGAGCACGGCACGTGGACCAACCACGAGTCGCGCCGCAAGCGGAAGCTGCTGCTGCACAAGGGCGAGATCGAGAAGCTGATCGGCAAGACCAAGGAGGGCGGGCTGTCGCTCGTCCCGCTGTCGCTGTACTTCAAGGACGGCAAGGTCAAGGTCGAACTCGCGCTCGCCAAGGGCAAGAAGGCCTACGACAAGCGCCAGGACCTCGCCAAGCGCGACGCCCAGCGCGAGATGAGCAGGGCGTTCGGCAGGGCGTTGAAGGGCCGCCGCTAA
- the ftsX gene encoding permease-like cell division protein FtsX: MRASFVFSEVFTGLRRNITMTIAMIITTAISLGMLGGGLLIVRTIDKMQVNYMADVEVSLYLTQDVSANDKTCVQDPCRGLLADLNSNPAVDTVVFENRDQAYERFKKLFQDNPILVQSARPEALPASLQVKLKDPSRSDVITQEYGTRPGVSRVDDQKQFLDRFFGVLGGVRDGVFVIALIQALAALLLISNTVQISAFTRRKEVGIMRLVGATRWYTQLPFLLEAVVTGVVGWAIAVAGLIGAKFAFVDRILSVTGGIIPNIQVLDVVVVAPWLLLASIIISASTGYATLRLYVRH; encoded by the coding sequence ATGCGCGCCAGTTTCGTGTTCAGCGAGGTCTTCACCGGCCTGCGCCGCAACATCACGATGACCATCGCGATGATCATCACCACGGCCATCTCGCTCGGCATGCTCGGCGGCGGGTTGCTGATCGTGCGGACCATCGACAAGATGCAGGTCAACTACATGGCCGACGTCGAGGTATCCCTGTACCTCACGCAGGACGTCAGCGCCAACGACAAGACCTGCGTCCAGGACCCGTGCCGCGGACTGCTGGCCGACCTGAACAGCAACCCGGCCGTCGACACCGTCGTGTTCGAGAACCGCGACCAGGCCTACGAGCGGTTCAAGAAGCTCTTCCAGGACAACCCGATCCTGGTCCAGTCCGCCCGCCCCGAGGCGCTGCCGGCGTCGCTGCAGGTCAAGCTGAAGGACCCGAGCCGCAGCGACGTGATCACCCAGGAGTACGGCACCCGTCCCGGCGTGTCCCGGGTGGACGACCAGAAGCAGTTCCTCGACCGCTTCTTCGGCGTGCTCGGCGGGGTCCGCGACGGCGTGTTCGTCATCGCGCTGATCCAGGCGCTCGCGGCCCTGCTGCTGATCTCCAACACGGTGCAGATCTCGGCGTTCACGCGACGCAAGGAGGTCGGCATCATGCGGCTGGTCGGCGCCACGCGCTGGTACACGCAGCTGCCGTTCCTCCTCGAGGCGGTGGTCACCGGTGTCGTCGGCTGGGCGATCGCGGTCGCCGGCCTGATCGGGGCCAAGTTCGCCTTCGTCGACCGCATCCTGTCCGTCACCGGCGGGATCATCCCGAACATCCAGGTGCTCGACGTGGTCGTCGTGGCGCCGTGGCTGCTGCTGGCGTCGATCATCATCTCGGCCTCGACCGGGTATGCGACGCTGCGGCTCTACGTGCGGCATTAA
- the ftsE gene encoding cell division ATP-binding protein FtsE — MIRLDSVSKVYKTSTRPALENVSVDVDKGEFVFLIGPSGSGKSTFLRLLLREEVPTKGRVFVSNFDVAKMARRRIPRLRQTIGCVFQDFRLLGNKTVAENVAFALEVIGKPKHTIKKVVPEVLELVGLEGKADRMPNELSGGEQQRVAIARAFVNRPLVLLADEPTGNLDPDTSQDIMLLLERINRTGTTVLMATHDHSIVDSMRRRVVELQLGKVIRDDARGVYGVGR, encoded by the coding sequence GTGATTCGGCTCGACAGTGTCTCCAAGGTCTACAAGACGTCGACGCGTCCCGCACTCGAGAACGTGTCGGTCGACGTGGACAAGGGCGAGTTCGTCTTCCTGATCGGACCCTCCGGGTCCGGCAAGTCGACGTTCCTGCGCCTGTTGCTGCGCGAGGAGGTCCCCACCAAGGGCCGGGTCTTCGTGTCCAACTTCGACGTGGCCAAGATGGCCCGCCGCCGGATCCCCCGCCTGCGGCAGACCATCGGGTGCGTCTTCCAGGACTTCCGGCTGCTCGGCAACAAGACCGTGGCGGAGAACGTCGCGTTCGCGCTCGAGGTCATCGGCAAGCCGAAGCACACCATCAAGAAGGTGGTGCCGGAGGTCCTCGAGCTGGTCGGGCTGGAAGGGAAGGCCGACCGGATGCCGAACGAGCTGTCCGGTGGTGAGCAGCAGCGGGTGGCGATCGCCCGCGCGTTCGTCAACCGCCCGCTCGTGCTGCTCGCCGACGAGCCCACCGGGAACCTCGACCCCGACACCAGCCAGGACATCATGCTGCTGCTGGAGCGGATCAACCGCACCGGCACCACCGTCCTGATGGCCACCCACGACCACTCCATCGTGGACTCCATGCGGCGCCGCGTCGTCGAGCTCCAGCTCGGCAAGGTGATCCGCGACGACGCCCGGGGCGTGTACGGCGTCGGCCGCTAG
- the prfB gene encoding peptide chain release factor 2, which yields MSGDFAADLKDLAGKLTQVESVMDLDGLRAQVADLEQQASNPNLWDDPEAAQKVTSQLSHRQAELRRVTDLRQRLDDLEVLHELAEAEGDSASKAEAESELTRLGREVDALEVRTLLSGEYDDRNAVVTIRAEAGGVDAADWAEMLLRMYLRWAERHGYPTEVYDISYAEEAGIKSATFKVSAPYIYGTLSVEQGTHRLVRISPFDNQGRRQTSFAHVEVLPEVEEVDHVEIPEKDIRVDVFRSSGPGGQSVNTTDSAVRITHLPTGIVVSCQNEKSQLQNKAAALKVLQAKLLLKKKEEERAELDALKDSGSSWGNQMRNYVLHPYQMVKDLRTDHEVGNPSSVLDGEIDDFLEAGIRWRKQVNAA from the coding sequence GTGAGTGGTGACTTCGCAGCCGACCTGAAGGACCTCGCCGGCAAGCTGACGCAGGTCGAGTCCGTCATGGACCTCGACGGCCTGCGCGCGCAGGTGGCTGACCTGGAACAGCAGGCGTCCAACCCCAACCTGTGGGACGACCCGGAGGCCGCGCAGAAGGTCACCAGCCAGCTGTCCCACCGGCAGGCCGAGCTGCGCCGCGTCACCGACCTGCGCCAGCGCCTCGACGACCTCGAGGTGCTCCACGAGCTCGCCGAGGCCGAGGGTGACAGCGCCAGCAAGGCCGAAGCCGAGTCCGAGTTGACCCGCCTGGGCCGCGAGGTGGACGCCCTCGAGGTGCGCACCCTGCTCTCCGGCGAGTACGACGACCGCAACGCGGTGGTCACCATTCGCGCGGAAGCGGGCGGCGTGGACGCGGCCGACTGGGCGGAGATGCTCCTGCGCATGTACCTGCGCTGGGCCGAGCGCCACGGCTACCCGACCGAGGTGTACGACATCTCCTACGCCGAAGAGGCCGGCATCAAGTCGGCCACCTTCAAGGTCTCCGCCCCCTACATCTACGGCACCCTCTCCGTCGAGCAGGGCACCCACCGGCTCGTCCGGATCTCGCCGTTCGACAACCAGGGCCGCCGCCAGACGTCGTTCGCCCACGTCGAGGTGCTGCCCGAGGTCGAGGAGGTCGACCACGTCGAGATCCCGGAGAAGGACATCCGGGTCGACGTGTTCCGCTCCTCCGGCCCCGGCGGGCAGAGCGTCAACACCACCGACTCCGCGGTGCGCATCACGCACCTGCCCACCGGCATCGTCGTCTCCTGCCAGAACGAGAAGTCGCAGCTGCAGAACAAGGCGGCCGCGCTCAAGGTCCTCCAGGCCAAACTCCTCCTGAAGAAGAAGGAGGAGGAGCGCGCCGAGCTCGACGCCCTCAAGGACTCCGGCTCGAGCTGGGGCAACCAGATGCGCAACTACGTTCTGCACCCGTACCAGATGGTGAAGGACCTGCGCACCGATCACGAGGTGGGTAACCCCAGCTCCGTGCTCGACGGCGAGATCGACGACTTCCTCGAAGCCGGCATTCGCTGGCGCAAACAGGTCAACGCTGCGTAA
- a CDS encoding PadR family transcriptional regulator: MSELNATAAALLGLLQDGPATGGQLVAAAEERFGTFFSVTRSQVYRELPALAKEGLVRLGKQGPRSSQQYVITAAGKKAFKAWLTSDAGPDHLRSPLILRLVHAGSLTAKQRAALIEAARGSYQEDLDEARAAVKAAGDPYSKAIAEFGQAHARAALKLIDAIPQA, translated from the coding sequence GTGTCTGAACTCAATGCAACAGCAGCGGCATTGCTCGGCCTGCTCCAGGACGGCCCGGCCACCGGGGGGCAGCTGGTTGCGGCGGCGGAGGAGCGGTTCGGGACGTTCTTCAGCGTCACCCGCAGCCAGGTTTACCGTGAACTGCCCGCCCTCGCCAAGGAAGGGCTCGTCCGGCTCGGCAAGCAAGGCCCGCGCTCCAGCCAGCAGTACGTGATCACCGCGGCCGGGAAGAAGGCCTTCAAGGCCTGGCTGACCTCCGACGCCGGCCCCGACCACCTCCGCAGCCCCCTCATCCTGCGCCTCGTGCACGCCGGTTCGCTCACCGCGAAACAGCGCGCCGCCCTCATCGAGGCCGCCCGGGGCAGCTACCAGGAGGACCTGGACGAGGCCAGGGCCGCCGTCAAGGCAGCCGGGGACCCCTACAGCAAGGCCATCGCCGAGTTCGGCCAGGCGCACGCTCGCGCGGCGCTGAAGCTGATCGACGCGATCCCGCAGGCCTGA
- a CDS encoding UPF0182 family protein has translation MSLPKLSRRSRVLLIIAAVIVLALLLGARLLDTYVDWLWFGEVQARQVFNTMVLTRIVLFFAIGLLVGGSLALSLWIAYRTRPVFVPVSGADDPLSRYRSAVVGRIRLIGIGIPVVTGLIAGATGEGDWQRIQLFLHGTSFGQTDPEFGNDIGFYAFTLPFYQWLLGWLFVAVTISFIGALIAQYLFGGIRLAGRGGQLAGSARVQLAVTAGLFVLLKAVEYFFDRYNLLFSDRNPLFNGATYTDLNAVLPAKLILLCISAICAVAFFAGAFLRNIQLPAIALVLLILSGVLVGVAWPAILEQFSVKPNANQKEALSISRNMDATKAAFGLGNVQYEDYTGTGQATAAQVSTDSTTVPNIRLLDPNVLAPTFTQRVGRENFYGFPQKLDIDRYDIDGKTQDYVVAAREINTANLTGNQTNWINKHMVYTHGNGFVAAPANTIDRAVSSANSDGGYPIAVTSDTQNPTGAGINPANPSAPGIAVQEPRIYYGELTNDYAIVGGQAGRAPGEYDSASSSDYRYDGTGGVNLGNWFNRLAFAAKYGERNILFSDAISDGSKIMYNRDPRQRVSKVAPWLTVDGDPYPAVVDGKIVWIVDGYTTLNNYPYSEQTQLGAATEDTLAGVARQANNNINYIRNSVKATVDAFNGTVTLYSVDDKDPVLKAWEQVFPGLVKPSSAVTPELRSHFRYPEDLFKVQRELLTRYHVTDPQEFYTTNTFWNVPQDPTQEGGTNLDASGLANQPGYYVLAEAPGQSGTTFQLTSPLTALQRQYLAAWMTVSSDPKDYGAIKVLRLPTTAAGNSQVDGPVQVQNRFQSDSRFAQERTLFSNQSVTVIFGNLITLPLGGGFLYVEPVYIQQRNQNSYPQLARVLVSYGSKVGFASTLSDALKQVFGDQAGQAATSPTQQQPTTTPAPPTTPTSPATNTPAPGGTGSSPALDQAVAAIQTALDQLRQAQQSGDFAAQGQALAALQQAAQAYENAKAQTTTSAPPQPGG, from the coding sequence GTGAGCCTGCCGAAGCTGTCCCGACGCAGCCGGGTACTGCTGATCATCGCCGCGGTGATCGTGCTGGCGCTGCTACTCGGCGCACGCCTGCTGGACACCTACGTCGACTGGTTGTGGTTCGGCGAGGTCCAGGCCCGCCAGGTGTTCAACACGATGGTGCTGACCCGCATCGTGCTGTTCTTCGCGATCGGACTGCTCGTCGGTGGTTCCCTCGCGCTCAGCCTGTGGATCGCCTACCGCACGCGCCCCGTGTTCGTCCCGGTGTCCGGGGCCGACGACCCGCTCTCCCGGTACCGCTCGGCCGTGGTCGGCCGCATCCGGCTGATCGGCATCGGCATCCCGGTGGTCACCGGCCTGATCGCGGGCGCCACCGGCGAGGGCGACTGGCAGCGCATCCAGCTCTTCCTGCACGGCACGAGCTTCGGCCAGACCGACCCCGAGTTCGGCAACGACATCGGCTTCTACGCCTTCACGCTGCCCTTCTACCAGTGGCTGCTCGGCTGGCTGTTCGTCGCGGTGACGATCTCGTTCATCGGCGCGCTGATCGCGCAGTACCTCTTCGGCGGCATCCGGCTCGCCGGCCGCGGCGGCCAGCTCGCCGGTTCGGCCCGCGTCCAGCTCGCCGTCACCGCGGGCCTGTTCGTCCTGCTGAAGGCGGTCGAGTACTTCTTCGACCGCTACAACCTGCTCTTCTCCGACCGCAACCCGCTGTTCAACGGCGCCACCTACACCGACCTGAACGCCGTGCTGCCGGCGAAGCTGATCCTGCTGTGCATCTCGGCGATCTGCGCGGTCGCGTTCTTCGCCGGCGCGTTCCTGCGCAACATCCAGCTGCCCGCCATCGCGCTGGTGCTGCTGATCCTGTCCGGCGTGCTGGTCGGCGTGGCGTGGCCGGCGATCCTCGAGCAGTTCTCGGTGAAGCCGAACGCCAACCAGAAGGAAGCGCTTTCCATCAGCCGCAACATGGACGCCACGAAGGCGGCGTTCGGGCTCGGCAACGTCCAGTACGAGGACTACACGGGCACCGGGCAGGCGACCGCGGCCCAGGTCAGCACGGACAGCACCACCGTGCCGAACATCCGCCTGCTCGACCCCAACGTGCTGGCCCCGACCTTCACCCAGCGCGTCGGCAGGGAGAACTTCTACGGCTTCCCGCAGAAGCTCGACATCGACCGCTACGACATCGACGGCAAGACCCAGGACTACGTGGTCGCCGCGCGTGAGATCAACACCGCCAACCTCACCGGCAACCAGACCAACTGGATCAACAAGCACATGGTCTACACGCACGGCAACGGGTTCGTGGCGGCTCCGGCCAACACGATCGACCGCGCGGTGAGCAGCGCCAACAGTGATGGCGGTTACCCGATCGCGGTCACCAGCGACACGCAGAACCCGACCGGTGCGGGCATCAACCCGGCCAACCCGTCCGCGCCGGGCATCGCGGTGCAGGAGCCGCGGATCTACTACGGCGAGCTGACCAACGACTACGCCATCGTCGGCGGCCAGGCGGGCCGGGCGCCCGGCGAGTACGACAGCGCCAGCAGCAGCGACTACCGCTACGACGGCACCGGCGGCGTGAACCTCGGCAACTGGTTCAACCGCCTGGCGTTCGCGGCCAAGTACGGCGAGCGCAACATCCTCTTCTCCGACGCCATCAGCGACGGTTCGAAGATCATGTACAACCGCGACCCGCGTCAGCGCGTCAGCAAGGTCGCGCCGTGGCTCACCGTCGACGGTGACCCGTACCCCGCGGTCGTGGACGGCAAGATCGTCTGGATCGTCGACGGCTACACCACGCTCAACAACTACCCGTACTCGGAGCAGACACAGCTCGGCGCGGCCACCGAGGACACGCTCGCCGGCGTCGCCCGGCAGGCCAACAACAACATCAACTACATCCGCAACTCGGTGAAGGCGACCGTCGACGCGTTCAACGGCACCGTCACCCTCTACTCGGTCGACGACAAGGACCCGGTCCTCAAGGCCTGGGAACAGGTCTTCCCCGGGCTGGTGAAGCCGAGCAGCGCGGTCACGCCCGAGCTCAGGTCGCACTTCCGGTACCCCGAGGACCTGTTCAAGGTCCAGCGCGAACTCCTGACCAGGTACCACGTCACCGACCCGCAGGAGTTCTACACGACCAACACCTTCTGGAACGTCCCGCAGGACCCGACCCAGGAGGGCGGCACCAACCTGGACGCCTCCGGTCTGGCCAACCAGCCCGGCTACTACGTCCTGGCCGAGGCGCCGGGGCAGAGCGGCACCACGTTCCAGCTGACCAGCCCGCTCACGGCGCTGCAACGGCAGTACCTGGCGGCCTGGATGACGGTGTCGTCGGATCCGAAGGACTACGGCGCGATCAAGGTCCTGCGGCTACCGACCACCGCCGCCGGCAACAGCCAGGTGGACGGCCCCGTCCAGGTCCAGAACCGGTTCCAGAGCGACTCCCGGTTCGCCCAGGAACGGACGCTGTTCAGCAACCAGAGCGTCACGGTGATCTTCGGCAACCTGATCACCCTCCCGCTGGGCGGCGGGTTCCTCTACGTCGAACCCGTCTACATCCAGCAACGCAACCAGAACAGCTACCCCCAGCTGGCCCGCGTGCTCGTGTCGTACGGGTCCAAGGTCGGGTTCGCCTCCACCCTCTCCGACGCGCTGAAACAGGTCTTCGGCGACCAGGCGGGCCAGGCGGCGACCTCGCCGACCCAGCAACAACCCACCACCACACCGGCCCCGCCCACCACACCGACATCGCCGGCCACGAACACCCCGGCACCGGGCGGCACCGGCAGCAGCCCGGCCCTCGACCAGGCCGTCGCCGCCATCCAGACGGCGCTCGACCAGCTCCGGCAGGCCCAGCAGAGCGGCGACTTCGCCGCACAGGGCCAGGCGCTCGCCGCGCTCCAGCAGGCCGCCCAGGCCTACGAGAACGCCAAGGCCCAGACGACGACGTCGGCGCCGCCCCAGCCGGGCGGATGA
- a CDS encoding PPA1309 family protein, translating into MSSEVNPAAGPAIAALAREVEEFVSAAGWDQAPQLFALVPTDALLREQPELAGQLDPSSALTPVAQEPLPEGDLAEALGRIAWPDTVVGCALAQEIIVLPPSAEEELSSSDVDRMRQAAADHPDRTEARLVAAVLRDGPGACVMRLRDYTATEDAEPVDEIVEHPDLAPNLVEALRATLAP; encoded by the coding sequence ATGTCATCGGAAGTCAACCCCGCGGCCGGGCCGGCCATCGCCGCGCTGGCCCGCGAGGTCGAGGAGTTCGTGTCCGCCGCCGGGTGGGACCAGGCGCCCCAGCTGTTCGCGCTCGTGCCGACCGACGCGCTGCTGCGCGAGCAGCCGGAGCTGGCCGGGCAGCTCGACCCGTCGAGCGCCCTGACGCCGGTGGCGCAGGAGCCGCTGCCCGAGGGCGACCTGGCCGAGGCACTGGGACGGATCGCCTGGCCGGACACGGTCGTCGGCTGCGCGCTGGCCCAGGAGATCATCGTGCTGCCGCCCAGCGCTGAGGAGGAACTGTCCTCGTCGGACGTCGACCGGATGCGCCAGGCCGCGGCGGACCACCCCGACCGCACGGAGGCGCGCCTGGTCGCGGCCGTCCTGCGGGACGGACCGGGCGCGTGCGTGATGCGGCTGCGCGACTACACCGCGACGGAGGACGCCGAGCCCGTCGACGAGATCGTCGAGCACCCCGACCTGGCTCCGAACCTGGTCGAGGCCCTCCGCGCGACCCTCGCGCCCTGA
- a CDS encoding YlbL family protein, whose product MSESRDESTAPGAATGTKPGDGDEVRNGHRATRPRPRTGMTRRGWTVLCSGVLIVVFGLIGAFVRVPYVAIGPGPTYDTLGQVNGVPVVQVDGQQTYPTAGELRMTTVSLNDQISLFGALGLWVSGRYALAPREEYFRPGETDEQVQQQNVQQFQDSQSNAEVAALRHLGFPIKVLAQTIVENSPASKVLAAGDRLLSVNGRAITNEDDVTAAVADTTPGQTIPITFQHGTDPARTEQLTLAANPDPAKKQGFMGLQPIDRADVPFDVKISLQDVGGPSAGLMFALAIVDRLTPGEMVAGEHVAGTGEITEKGAVGPIGGISFKLVAAREAGATVFLTPEANCAEAAAADPDGLKLVKVNSLDSALSALDALEAGQPTPSC is encoded by the coding sequence GTGAGCGAGTCCCGCGACGAAAGCACTGCTCCCGGCGCCGCGACGGGCACCAAGCCCGGGGACGGCGACGAGGTCCGCAACGGCCACCGCGCGACACGGCCCCGCCCGCGCACCGGCATGACCCGGCGCGGGTGGACCGTCCTGTGCAGCGGCGTGCTCATCGTGGTCTTCGGGCTCATCGGCGCGTTCGTCCGCGTGCCCTACGTCGCGATCGGCCCTGGCCCCACCTACGACACGCTGGGTCAGGTCAACGGCGTCCCGGTCGTCCAGGTCGACGGGCAGCAGACCTACCCGACCGCGGGTGAGCTGCGCATGACGACGGTCTCGCTCAACGACCAGATCAGCCTCTTCGGCGCGCTCGGGCTGTGGGTCAGCGGCCGTTACGCGCTCGCGCCGCGCGAGGAGTACTTCCGGCCCGGCGAGACCGACGAGCAGGTCCAGCAGCAGAACGTCCAGCAGTTCCAGGACTCGCAGAGCAACGCCGAGGTCGCCGCCCTGCGCCACCTCGGGTTCCCGATCAAGGTGCTCGCCCAGACGATCGTCGAGAACAGTCCGGCCAGCAAGGTCCTCGCCGCGGGCGACCGGCTGCTGTCGGTCAACGGCCGGGCCATCACCAACGAGGACGACGTCACCGCCGCGGTCGCCGACACCACCCCCGGCCAGACCATCCCGATCACCTTCCAGCACGGCACCGACCCGGCCCGCACCGAGCAGCTCACCCTCGCCGCCAACCCGGACCCGGCCAAGAAGCAGGGCTTCATGGGCCTGCAGCCGATCGACCGGGCGGACGTGCCCTTCGACGTGAAGATCTCGCTGCAGGACGTCGGCGGCCCCTCCGCGGGTCTGATGTTCGCCCTGGCCATCGTCGACCGGCTCACCCCCGGCGAGATGGTGGCGGGCGAGCACGTGGCCGGCACCGGGGAGATCACCGAGAAGGGCGCGGTCGGGCCGATCGGCGGCATCTCGTTCAAGCTCGTCGCCGCGCGCGAGGCCGGCGCCACGGTGTTCCTCACGCCGGAGGCCAACTGCGCCGAGGCGGCGGCGGCCGACCCGGACGGGCTCAAGCTGGTCAAGGTGAACAGCCTCGACAGCGCGCTGTCCGCATTGGACGCGCTCGAGGCGGGACAGCCGACGCCGTCCTGCTGA